The following coding sequences lie in one Stenotrophomonas rhizophila genomic window:
- a CDS encoding CatB-related O-acetyltransferase, which translates to MNHGFIPPLTSDDPRISIGRFTYGGATFKLWSAGERVEVGAFCSFAEDVLIFGGGEHRLDWVTTHPLRIAFNSPGAGQDGHPHSKGPTRIGNDVWIGHGAMVLSGVTIGDGACIGAGAVVSKDVPPYGIAAGNPAALVRTRFSEAQIAQLLHVAWWNWPIDRIKQFEALLCSADIDAFILAALADPDASASHS; encoded by the coding sequence ATGAACCATGGTTTCATTCCGCCGCTGACATCGGATGATCCGCGGATCAGTATTGGCCGGTTCACCTATGGTGGGGCCACCTTCAAGCTCTGGAGCGCCGGGGAGCGCGTCGAGGTCGGCGCATTCTGTTCTTTCGCAGAGGATGTGCTGATCTTCGGTGGCGGCGAGCATCGCTTGGACTGGGTAACCACCCATCCGTTGAGGATCGCGTTCAATTCCCCGGGTGCAGGCCAGGATGGCCATCCTCATAGCAAGGGACCGACGCGCATCGGCAACGACGTATGGATTGGCCACGGCGCGATGGTGCTGTCCGGGGTAACCATCGGCGATGGTGCCTGCATCGGCGCCGGGGCCGTCGTCAGCAAGGACGTTCCTCCCTATGGCATTGCCGCCGGTAATCCCGCCGCCTTGGTGCGTACTCGCTTCAGCGAGGCGCAGATTGCCCAATTGCTTCACGTCGCGTGGTGGAACTGGCCCATCGACAGAATCAAGCAGTTCGAGGCGCTGCTTTGCAGCGCCGACATCGATGCCTTCATCCTGGCCGCGCTGGCCGATCCGGACGCTTCGGCGTCGCACTCGTAA
- a CDS encoding cystathionine gamma-synthase, whose protein sequence is MSDHASSGHGNRALALATLAIHGGQSPDPSTGAVMPPIYATSTYAQSSPGEHQGFEYSRTHNPTRFAYERCVASLEGGSRGFAFASGMAASSTVMELLDAGSHVVAMDDIYGGTFRLFERVRKRTANLQFSFVDLTDLAAFEASITPQTRMVWIETPTNPMLKIVDIAAVSAIAKRHGLVVVVDNTFASPMLQRPLELGADLVLHSATKYLNGHSDMVGGMVVVGDNAELAEQMAFLQNSIGGVQGPFDSFLALRGLKTLPLRMKAHCANALALAQWLETHPAVEKVIYPGLTSHPQHELATRQMNGYGGIVSIVLKGGFEAAKRFCEKTELFTLAESLGGVESLVNHPAVMTHASIPVERRAQLGISDALVRLSVGVEELGDLQVDLEGALAGAAE, encoded by the coding sequence ATGTCCGACCACGCTTCCTCCGGGCACGGCAACCGTGCGCTTGCCCTGGCTACCCTGGCCATCCACGGCGGACAGTCGCCGGATCCGAGCACCGGCGCAGTGATGCCGCCGATCTACGCGACCTCCACCTACGCCCAGTCCAGCCCCGGTGAACACCAGGGCTTCGAGTACTCGCGTACCCACAACCCGACCCGCTTCGCCTACGAGCGCTGCGTGGCCTCCCTGGAAGGCGGCAGCCGCGGCTTCGCGTTCGCCTCGGGCATGGCCGCCAGCTCCACCGTGATGGAGCTGCTGGACGCCGGCAGCCACGTGGTGGCGATGGATGACATCTACGGCGGCACCTTCCGCCTGTTCGAGCGCGTGCGGAAGCGCACCGCCAACCTGCAGTTCAGCTTCGTCGACCTGACCGACCTGGCCGCGTTCGAAGCCTCGATCACCCCGCAGACCAGGATGGTGTGGATCGAAACCCCGACCAACCCGATGCTGAAGATCGTGGACATCGCCGCGGTGAGTGCCATCGCCAAGCGCCACGGCCTGGTCGTGGTGGTGGACAACACCTTCGCCTCGCCGATGCTGCAGCGCCCGCTGGAACTGGGCGCGGACCTGGTCCTGCACTCGGCCACCAAGTACCTCAACGGGCACTCGGACATGGTCGGCGGCATGGTGGTGGTGGGCGACAACGCCGAGCTGGCCGAACAGATGGCCTTCCTGCAGAACTCCATCGGGGGCGTGCAGGGCCCGTTCGACAGCTTCCTGGCCCTGCGTGGCCTGAAGACGCTGCCGCTGCGCATGAAGGCCCATTGCGCCAACGCGCTGGCCCTGGCCCAGTGGCTGGAAACCCACCCGGCGGTGGAAAAGGTGATCTACCCCGGCCTGACCTCGCACCCGCAACATGAACTGGCCACGCGCCAGATGAACGGCTACGGCGGCATTGTCTCGATCGTCCTCAAGGGCGGTTTCGAGGCGGCCAAGCGCTTCTGCGAGAAGACCGAGCTGTTCACCCTGGCCGAGTCGCTCGGCGGCGTGGAAAGCCTGGTCAACCACCCGGCGGTGATGACCCATGCCTCGATCCCGGTGGAACGCCGCGCCCAGCTGGGCATCAGCGATGCGCTGGTGCGGCTGAGCGTGGGCGTGGAGGAGCTGGGGGATCTGCAGGTGGATCTGGAAGGTGCGCTGGCGGGCGCCGCAGAATGA
- the rffA gene encoding dTDP-4-amino-4,6-dideoxygalactose transaminase: MIPFNKPFMTGRELWHIAQAHANGHLSGDGQFTKRSHAWLEQRTGAHRALLTHSCTAALEMSALLLDLQPGDEVIMPSYTFVSTANAFVLRGAVPVFVDIREDTLNLDERLVEAAITPRTRAICVVHYAGVACEMDTMVDIATRHGLAIVEDAAQAIMSSYKGRPLGTIGELGALSFHETKNIISGEGGALLCRDAQFGERAEILREKGTNRSRFFRGQVDKYTWVDVGSSFLPGEITAAFLCAQIEEADQITSRRLAIWDRYQQWAAPHERAGRLRRPVIPADCEHNAHMFYMLLPTLDARTRFIQEMKTRGVQTVFHYIPLHSAPAGRQAGRAHGELRNTDTLSERLVRMPLWIGVEDHLDAIFAAADEVLGMPQ, from the coding sequence TTGATTCCCTTCAACAAGCCCTTCATGACCGGCCGCGAGCTGTGGCACATCGCGCAGGCGCACGCCAATGGGCACCTGTCCGGTGACGGCCAATTCACCAAGCGCAGCCACGCCTGGCTGGAACAGCGAACGGGTGCACATCGGGCCCTTCTGACCCATAGCTGCACGGCAGCCTTGGAAATGTCGGCGTTGCTGCTCGACCTGCAGCCCGGTGACGAGGTGATCATGCCGTCCTACACCTTTGTCTCCACGGCCAACGCGTTCGTTCTACGTGGCGCAGTGCCGGTGTTCGTGGACATCCGCGAAGACACCCTTAACCTGGACGAGCGGTTGGTGGAAGCAGCCATTACGCCGCGTACCCGGGCCATCTGCGTCGTCCACTACGCTGGCGTCGCCTGTGAAATGGATACGATGGTGGACATTGCCACCCGCCACGGGCTGGCAATCGTAGAAGATGCGGCACAGGCCATCATGTCCAGCTACAAGGGACGGCCGCTGGGTACTATCGGCGAGCTCGGAGCGCTGAGCTTCCATGAGACCAAGAACATCATCTCAGGCGAGGGCGGCGCCCTCCTCTGCCGTGATGCCCAGTTCGGCGAGCGCGCAGAGATCCTGCGTGAAAAGGGCACCAACCGCAGCCGCTTCTTCCGCGGCCAGGTCGACAAGTACACGTGGGTTGATGTTGGCTCGTCCTTCCTGCCAGGTGAGATCACGGCGGCGTTCCTCTGCGCGCAGATCGAAGAAGCTGATCAGATCACGTCGCGTCGCCTGGCCATCTGGGACCGCTACCAGCAATGGGCCGCACCACATGAACGCGCCGGGCGCCTGCGTCGCCCCGTCATACCGGCCGATTGCGAGCACAACGCGCATATGTTCTATATGCTACTACCCACCTTGGATGCCCGCACGCGATTCATCCAGGAGATGAAGACTCGAGGCGTGCAGACCGTGTTCCACTACATTCCGTTGCATTCGGCACCAGCTGGACGACAGGCAGGGCGCGCCCACGGAGAGTTGCGCAACACCGATACACTCAGTGAACGCTTGGTGCGCATGCCGTTGTGGATCGGCGTGGAAGATCATCTCGATGCGATCTTCGCCGCAGCAGATGAGGTTCTGGGCATGCCCCAATGA
- a CDS encoding glycosyltransferase encodes MFIDKTLLKRGLKRVAAKLLSVNWFALVPDRVKLIVVRRAGVCDWHWYARFIMRLPDAAADGPRHFLVHGNAEGKSPGPLFDPTWYCERFGLRAKPLDALTQYVLIGDWIGLQPCAWFDPRYCRKTGCARGLRPVLGRYLVDYRNAGVPHPLFDQDWYLDKYADVRSSGVNPLVHFLYDGIPEGRLPNPYFVPAWYLESYPDVGGTDPLSHFLLHGAAEGRSPGPDFNARQYLDANPDAAALGMNALAHYLAVGRRDGRELGKRPLSLADVVAPTAVGKMLQRAGVVDIVLPVYRGLDETRNCIESVLASQNRTRTRLHIYNDCSPEPEVTAYLRELASHEPSLRLVENPQNLGFVLTVNSGMTHALNQRDSIGALLLNSDTIVAGDWVDRMVAHLDADVGSVTALSNNATICSYPQLGANALPTAMDAAALDRLTRVANAGVAVDVPTGVGFCMLISRAALEKAGLFDAEAFGKGYGEENDFCMRSGRLGFRHRLAMDVFVEHVGEVSFADDSKPGKIIAQRIIDERYPDYGAQVARFCSMDPGFAARVRLTLQVWKARGRPVSVLLTHTWGGGTERAVQAMRTSLAESGEVVIVRPMEDNNGAGLVNVSHTSDFDGFEFLFRYRTPEELAALLQELGASMLQIHHLVGFGNSVRRAVALAGLRYSFHVHDNYAICPQITLTDASGNYCGEPAENGCDACIAERPSNGATDIRNWRANHEWALLGAQTVLAPSLDAAQRMQRYTGIPVQTVYHESMIDAAPGRLGQGLRPYRVVLLGVMAAHKGLNHLLAIAEEARRVRAPLHLHVIGYPQTELPKNPGFSWSGPYEESALDALIQAYDPDAFLFLSQAPETYSYTLSHALRDGRPIAANRLGAFTERLEGVPNTLMLAHDAPAVVAVQALVAWLDVLYEKEHA; translated from the coding sequence ATGTTCATCGACAAGACCCTGCTGAAGCGCGGCCTGAAACGGGTGGCGGCAAAGCTGCTGTCCGTCAACTGGTTCGCGTTGGTTCCCGATCGCGTAAAACTGATCGTGGTGCGACGGGCAGGCGTCTGCGACTGGCACTGGTACGCGCGCTTCATCATGCGCCTGCCCGACGCCGCCGCCGATGGCCCCCGACATTTCCTCGTGCATGGGAACGCAGAAGGAAAATCGCCGGGTCCGCTCTTCGATCCGACTTGGTACTGCGAGCGTTTCGGGTTGCGCGCCAAGCCACTTGATGCGTTGACGCAGTATGTGCTGATCGGTGACTGGATCGGTCTGCAGCCGTGTGCCTGGTTTGATCCGCGCTATTGCCGGAAAACAGGCTGCGCTCGCGGGCTGCGGCCCGTGCTGGGGCGGTATCTTGTGGACTACCGCAACGCCGGGGTGCCGCATCCGCTGTTTGACCAGGACTGGTACCTGGATAAGTACGCGGATGTGCGCAGCAGTGGCGTCAACCCATTGGTGCACTTCCTGTATGACGGGATTCCGGAAGGTCGTTTACCCAATCCGTATTTTGTGCCGGCATGGTATCTGGAGTCGTATCCAGACGTCGGCGGAACCGACCCCCTCTCGCACTTCCTGCTGCACGGTGCGGCAGAAGGGCGTAGCCCCGGCCCGGATTTCAACGCGCGCCAGTACCTGGATGCAAATCCCGATGCTGCTGCGTTGGGAATGAATGCGCTCGCCCATTATCTTGCGGTAGGGCGTCGCGATGGACGTGAGCTGGGAAAACGCCCTTTGTCGCTGGCAGATGTTGTCGCCCCCACCGCCGTGGGGAAGATGCTGCAACGGGCCGGCGTCGTCGACATCGTGCTGCCGGTGTATCGCGGCTTGGACGAAACGCGCAACTGCATCGAGTCTGTACTCGCGTCGCAGAATCGCACCCGAACGCGGCTGCATATCTACAACGACTGTTCGCCTGAGCCGGAGGTCACCGCCTACCTGCGCGAGTTGGCCAGCCACGAGCCGTCGTTGCGTCTGGTCGAGAATCCGCAGAATCTCGGCTTCGTGCTGACCGTCAATTCCGGCATGACGCATGCCCTGAATCAGCGGGACAGCATCGGCGCGCTGCTGCTCAACAGCGACACTATCGTTGCCGGAGACTGGGTGGATCGCATGGTCGCCCATTTGGATGCCGATGTCGGCTCGGTGACGGCCCTGTCCAATAACGCGACGATCTGCAGCTATCCCCAATTAGGTGCCAATGCGCTGCCAACTGCGATGGATGCCGCTGCCCTGGACCGCCTGACCCGGGTTGCCAATGCGGGTGTAGCCGTGGATGTGCCGACCGGGGTGGGCTTCTGCATGCTCATTTCCCGCGCCGCGCTGGAGAAGGCCGGGCTGTTTGACGCCGAGGCCTTCGGTAAAGGCTATGGCGAGGAGAACGACTTCTGCATGCGCTCGGGGCGATTGGGCTTCCGGCATCGCCTGGCCATGGACGTGTTTGTCGAGCACGTGGGAGAGGTCAGCTTTGCCGACGACAGCAAGCCTGGCAAGATCATCGCCCAGAGGATCATTGACGAGCGCTATCCGGACTACGGTGCGCAGGTCGCTCGTTTCTGCTCAATGGATCCGGGCTTCGCGGCGCGCGTGCGGTTAACCCTTCAGGTATGGAAAGCGCGTGGACGGCCGGTTTCGGTGCTGCTCACCCACACTTGGGGCGGGGGCACCGAACGTGCCGTGCAGGCGATGCGGACATCGCTGGCTGAAAGCGGCGAGGTGGTGATCGTGCGCCCCATGGAGGACAACAACGGCGCCGGATTGGTCAATGTGAGCCACACATCGGATTTCGACGGCTTCGAGTTCCTGTTCCGATACCGGACCCCCGAGGAACTTGCGGCGCTGCTGCAGGAGCTGGGTGCCAGCATGCTGCAGATCCATCACCTGGTTGGCTTCGGGAATTCGGTACGGCGGGCCGTGGCCTTGGCTGGTCTGCGTTACAGCTTCCACGTGCATGACAACTATGCGATCTGCCCGCAGATCACGCTGACCGATGCGTCGGGGAACTACTGTGGCGAGCCGGCTGAAAATGGCTGTGACGCCTGCATCGCAGAGCGGCCATCCAACGGAGCAACGGACATCCGCAACTGGCGTGCCAATCACGAGTGGGCGCTGCTCGGCGCCCAGACGGTGCTTGCACCGAGCCTCGACGCGGCGCAACGGATGCAGCGCTACACCGGTATCCCGGTGCAGACGGTGTACCACGAGTCGATGATTGATGCGGCACCGGGGCGGCTGGGGCAGGGACTGCGGCCGTACCGCGTGGTGCTGCTGGGCGTAATGGCCGCGCACAAGGGATTGAACCACCTCTTGGCCATTGCCGAGGAAGCGCGGCGCGTGCGTGCGCCGCTGCATCTCCACGTGATTGGATACCCGCAGACGGAACTGCCTAAAAATCCTGGCTTCAGCTGGAGCGGCCCCTATGAGGAGTCAGCGCTGGATGCCCTGATCCAGGCCTACGATCCAGATGCGTTCCTGTTTCTGTCGCAGGCGCCGGAGACCTACTCTTATACGTTGTCTCATGCACTGCGCGATGGCCGACCGATCGCCGCCAACCGCCTCGGCGCGTTCACCGAACGGCTGGAAGGCGTGCCCAATACACTGATGCTGGCGCATGATGCGCCTGCGGTCGTTGCCGTGCAGGCGCTGGTCGCGTGGTTGGACGTCCTGTACGAAAAGGAACATGCATGA
- a CDS encoding pyridoxal-phosphate dependent enzyme: MAIHSSVLDLIGHTPIVKAQRLDTGVCELYLKLESANPGGSIKDRIGLSMIEAAEKRGELTPGATLVEGTAGNTGLGLALVAQQKGYKLILVVPDKMSREKIFNLKAMGAEVRLTRSDVAKGHPEYYQDMAKRVAEETPGAYFINQFGNPDNPAAHEFGTGPEILEQMDGDLDAIVFGCGSSGTMTGLSRAFASASPKTELVLADPVGSILAEYINDGVLNDKSGSWLVEGIGEDFLPSIADFSRVTKAYAITDAESFHTARELLGKEGILGGSSTGTLLAAALKYCKEQTTPKKVLVLVCDTGNKYLSKMYNDYWMLDNGFLERPQSGDLRDLILRPYGQRDTVVIGPNDLLTTAYQRMKLYDVSQLPVMDGDQLVGIVDESDVLLHVYGDEARFRDPVATAMVSKLDRLDVKSPIEALLPVFDRGQVAIVMDGGTFLGLITRIDLLNYLRRRVQ, encoded by the coding sequence ATGGCAATCCACTCCTCCGTACTCGACCTCATTGGGCACACCCCGATCGTCAAGGCCCAGCGCCTGGACACCGGTGTCTGCGAGCTCTACCTGAAGCTGGAGAGCGCCAATCCCGGAGGATCGATCAAGGACCGCATCGGCCTGTCGATGATCGAGGCCGCTGAGAAGCGCGGCGAGCTCACCCCGGGCGCGACCCTGGTCGAGGGCACCGCCGGCAACACCGGCCTGGGCCTGGCCCTGGTAGCCCAGCAGAAGGGCTACAAGCTGATCCTGGTCGTGCCCGACAAGATGAGCCGCGAGAAGATCTTCAACCTGAAGGCGATGGGCGCCGAAGTGCGCCTGACCCGTTCGGACGTGGCCAAGGGCCACCCGGAGTACTACCAGGACATGGCCAAGCGCGTGGCCGAGGAAACCCCCGGCGCGTACTTCATCAACCAGTTCGGCAACCCGGACAACCCGGCCGCCCATGAGTTCGGCACCGGCCCGGAGATCCTGGAACAGATGGACGGCGACCTGGACGCGATCGTGTTCGGCTGCGGCAGCTCGGGCACCATGACCGGCCTGTCCCGCGCCTTCGCCAGCGCCTCGCCGAAGACCGAGCTGGTCCTGGCCGACCCGGTCGGCTCGATCCTGGCCGAGTACATCAACGACGGCGTGCTCAACGACAAGTCGGGCAGCTGGCTGGTGGAAGGCATCGGCGAAGACTTCCTGCCCTCCATTGCCGATTTCAGCCGCGTCACCAAGGCCTATGCCATCACCGATGCGGAGAGCTTCCACACCGCGCGCGAGCTGCTGGGCAAGGAAGGCATCCTCGGCGGTTCCTCCACCGGCACCCTGCTGGCGGCGGCGCTGAAGTACTGCAAGGAGCAGACCACCCCGAAGAAGGTGCTGGTGCTGGTCTGCGACACCGGCAACAAATACCTGTCCAAGATGTACAACGACTACTGGATGCTGGACAACGGCTTCCTGGAGCGCCCGCAGAGCGGCGACCTGCGCGACCTGATCCTGCGCCCATACGGCCAGCGCGACACCGTCGTGATCGGCCCGAACGACCTGCTCACCACCGCCTACCAGCGCATGAAGCTGTACGACGTGTCGCAGCTGCCGGTGATGGACGGCGACCAGCTGGTCGGCATCGTCGACGAAAGCGACGTGCTGCTGCACGTGTATGGCGATGAAGCCCGCTTCCGCGACCCGGTGGCCACGGCCATGGTCAGCAAGCTGGACCGGCTGGATGTGAAGTCCCCGATCGAGGCGCTGCTGCCGGTGTTCGACCGTGGCCAGGTGGCCATCGTCATGGACGGCGGCACCTTCCTGGGCCTGATCACCCGCATCGACCTGCTGAACTACCTGCGCCGCCGCGTTCAGTAA
- a CDS encoding class I SAM-dependent methyltransferase gives MIDFVLSPSMLMMPRKLPHSAWLGHIPFASWLLDVQRPQHIVELGTHNGASFLALCQAVEAQQISSRVFAVDTWQGDEHAGFYGDEIYAELRDYQQRHYAGISEMMRMRFDQALEYFADGSIDLLHIDGLHTYEAVREDFETWRKKLSPRAVVLFHDSCVRERGFGVWQYWSEISTEYPSFEFSHTHGLGVLLVGQEQPEALLRLARASRNGEFASINQLFDSLGRNIKNVEEIERVNSALTAAHGEIGRLNEECARFRALLDKNTDVSDEHYTLIEAQLPALAQGLSLLERRVIDGMNDMRLALDESREASVNNVVASVVPRMEEQDRKLNHLLRPWWRRAIGR, from the coding sequence ATGATTGATTTTGTACTGTCGCCCAGCATGCTGATGATGCCTCGCAAGCTGCCGCATAGCGCTTGGTTGGGACACATTCCGTTCGCCAGCTGGTTGCTTGATGTCCAGCGGCCGCAACACATTGTCGAACTTGGGACCCACAACGGCGCATCGTTCCTGGCCCTCTGCCAGGCGGTCGAAGCGCAACAGATCAGCTCGCGCGTGTTCGCGGTGGATACCTGGCAGGGTGATGAACACGCGGGATTCTACGGCGATGAGATCTATGCCGAACTGCGTGACTATCAGCAGCGGCATTACGCAGGCATCTCCGAAATGATGCGCATGCGATTCGACCAGGCGCTGGAGTATTTCGCTGACGGATCGATTGATCTTCTCCACATTGATGGCCTGCACACCTACGAGGCCGTGCGCGAAGACTTCGAAACATGGCGCAAAAAGTTGTCACCGCGCGCGGTGGTACTGTTCCATGACAGCTGCGTGCGCGAACGTGGATTTGGTGTCTGGCAGTACTGGAGTGAGATTTCCACCGAGTATCCGTCTTTCGAGTTCAGCCACACCCATGGGTTGGGCGTATTGTTGGTTGGCCAAGAGCAGCCTGAGGCCTTGCTGCGCCTTGCCCGGGCGTCGCGGAACGGTGAGTTTGCATCGATCAACCAGCTCTTCGATTCACTTGGGCGGAACATCAAGAATGTTGAGGAGATCGAGCGTGTGAACAGCGCTCTCACTGCGGCGCATGGGGAAATCGGTCGCCTGAACGAGGAGTGCGCGCGATTCCGGGCGTTGCTCGACAAGAACACTGACGTCAGCGATGAGCACTACACGTTGATCGAAGCGCAATTGCCCGCGCTCGCGCAAGGGCTGTCGCTCCTGGAGCGACGTGTCATTGATGGAATGAACGATATGCGGCTTGCGCTGGATGAATCGCGGGAAGCATCGGTGAACAATGTCGTTGCCTCTGTGGTGCCGCGGATGGAAGAGCAGGATCGCAAGCTCAACCACCTGTTGCGTCCTTGGTGGCGTCGCGCCATCGGCCGCTAA
- a CDS encoding ABC transporter ATP-binding protein: MCSDSTRDVAIRVTGVTKCFQIYEQPHLRLKQALLPRLRRAAGLPPRNYFQEFWALKGVDFEVRRGDTVGIIGRNGSGKSTLLQIICGTLQATTGTVEVKGRVAALLELGAGFNPEFSGRENVYLSASILGLDRQQIDARFEDIVAFADIGDFIERPVKTYSSGMYVRLAFAVIAHVDADILIIDEALAVGDAIFVQKCMRFLRKFRENGTLLFVSHDTASVLNFCQSALWLNRGDMVLHASAEEACNAYIEYCSQEVYGEAVKLTPRQALREAAPEKPKAKVEADTRLEMFDNVANAAGWQSGIASIDSVVLSNPQGEPLSAFSGGEDVLLSVRATAHAALSSPLIGFFVKDRLGQSLFGEHTYTYVQPPMQVEAGTRLEANFRFTLPMLPNGDYSMTVSIADGDPFANTQHAWLHDAVLIKVASPKLRYGLVGIPFDEVTMTRLGSGE, translated from the coding sequence ATGTGCTCTGACTCCACGCGGGACGTGGCCATCCGGGTAACCGGCGTGACCAAGTGCTTTCAGATCTACGAACAACCGCACTTGCGGCTCAAGCAGGCGCTGCTGCCACGTTTGCGGCGCGCGGCAGGGTTGCCGCCCCGCAACTACTTCCAGGAGTTCTGGGCACTCAAGGGGGTGGACTTTGAAGTGCGGCGAGGCGATACGGTCGGCATCATCGGACGCAATGGGTCGGGCAAATCCACATTGCTGCAGATCATCTGTGGCACGCTGCAGGCAACCACGGGCACAGTCGAGGTAAAGGGGCGCGTTGCAGCGCTGCTGGAACTCGGCGCAGGCTTCAACCCCGAGTTCAGTGGGCGTGAGAACGTCTACCTCAGTGCATCCATCCTCGGTCTTGATCGACAGCAGATCGATGCGCGCTTCGAGGATATCGTCGCCTTCGCCGACATCGGTGACTTCATTGAGCGACCGGTAAAGACGTATTCCAGCGGCATGTACGTGCGGCTTGCTTTTGCCGTCATCGCGCACGTCGACGCGGACATTCTCATCATCGATGAGGCCCTTGCGGTGGGTGACGCAATTTTCGTACAGAAGTGCATGCGTTTCCTGCGTAAGTTCCGCGAGAACGGAACGCTTCTGTTCGTCAGCCACGATACTGCATCGGTGCTCAATTTCTGCCAGAGCGCGCTATGGTTGAATCGGGGCGACATGGTATTGCATGCGTCGGCCGAAGAGGCCTGCAATGCCTACATAGAGTATTGCTCGCAGGAAGTGTACGGGGAGGCAGTGAAGCTGACGCCCCGTCAAGCACTGCGGGAGGCGGCACCTGAAAAGCCGAAGGCAAAGGTGGAGGCCGATACCCGCCTGGAGATGTTCGACAACGTAGCCAATGCAGCTGGTTGGCAGTCGGGCATCGCCAGCATCGATTCGGTGGTGCTGAGCAACCCACAGGGTGAGCCGCTGAGCGCTTTCTCCGGTGGCGAAGACGTGCTGCTGAGCGTGCGCGCCACCGCGCACGCCGCATTGTCCAGTCCGCTTATCGGCTTCTTCGTCAAGGATCGCTTGGGCCAGTCGTTGTTTGGCGAGCACACCTATACGTATGTGCAGCCGCCTATGCAGGTCGAGGCTGGCACACGCCTGGAGGCCAATTTCCGTTTCACCCTGCCCATGCTGCCCAACGGAGACTATTCCATGACTGTCTCCATTGCTGATGGCGATCCGTTCGCCAACACCCAGCATGCCTGGCTGCACGATGCGGTACTGATCAAGGTAGCCTCGCCCAAGCTTCGCTATGGCTTGGTCGGCATTCCTTTCGACGAGGTAACGATGACACGTCTGGGGAGCGGCGAATGA
- a CDS encoding YdcH family protein, which translates to MFEGQPQSEIDARRKRDPEFKALYERHQKLNKKCMDAQLGVLPIDDLTLGQMKREKLLAKQKLERMYDSPMH; encoded by the coding sequence ATGTTTGAAGGTCAGCCCCAGAGCGAGATCGACGCACGCCGCAAGCGTGATCCGGAATTCAAGGCACTTTACGAACGGCACCAGAAGTTGAACAAAAAGTGCATGGATGCCCAACTCGGTGTACTGCCGATAGACGATCTCACCTTGGGCCAGATGAAGCGTGAGAAGCTGCTGGCCAAGCAGAAGCTGGAACGGATGTACGACTCCCCCATGCATTGA
- a CDS encoding ABC transporter permease: MSSIHAESGSSPGALLRSLVSNRTLIWQLAKRDVISRYRGSVFGLAWSFFNPLLMLAVYTFVFSVVFKARWGLETSNHGDFAVILFVGIIVHGVFAECVNKAPGLILNSSSYVKRVIFPLDTLPWVAMGATLFHSTISLLVLLIAQIVLRGSIPITALWLPVVILPLVIGTMGVSWLLAALGVYLRDIGQVTGILTTAMLFMAPVLYPLQALPERIRPYIYLNPLTFIIEQAREVLLWGHSPDFVGLGKYALGAMLVAWFGFATFQKMRKGFADVL; encoded by the coding sequence ATGAGCAGTATCCATGCCGAATCTGGCAGTTCGCCAGGCGCGCTGCTCCGCAGCCTGGTGTCCAATCGCACCCTTATCTGGCAGTTGGCCAAGCGCGATGTGATCAGCCGCTACCGCGGCTCGGTGTTTGGCCTGGCATGGTCGTTCTTCAACCCGCTGCTCATGCTCGCGGTGTACACCTTCGTGTTTTCCGTGGTGTTCAAGGCGCGCTGGGGACTGGAAACGAGCAATCACGGCGACTTCGCCGTGATCCTCTTCGTGGGCATAATCGTCCATGGCGTGTTTGCCGAATGTGTCAACAAGGCCCCCGGCCTGATCCTCAACAGTTCCAGTTACGTGAAACGGGTGATTTTCCCGCTCGACACATTGCCTTGGGTGGCAATGGGCGCAACCTTGTTCCACTCCACGATCTCGCTGTTGGTCCTGCTGATCGCGCAGATCGTCCTGAGGGGTTCTATCCCCATTACCGCACTCTGGCTGCCCGTGGTGATTCTGCCGCTGGTGATCGGCACCATGGGCGTTTCCTGGCTGCTGGCGGCGCTTGGCGTGTACTTGCGTGATATCGGCCAGGTCACCGGCATTCTCACTACTGCCATGCTGTTCATGGCGCCGGTACTCTATCCGCTGCAGGCGCTTCCCGAGCGTATCCGTCCATACATCTACCTCAATCCGTTGACATTCATCATCGAACAGGCGCGCGAAGTACTACTGTGGGGGCATTCTCCGGACTTTGTCGGCCTGGGGAAATATGCGTTGGGCGCAATGCTGGTGGCCTGGTTCGGATTTGCAACGTTCCAGAAGATGCGCAAGGGGTTTGCCGATGTGCTCTGA